The following proteins are co-located in the Polystyrenella longa genome:
- a CDS encoding exo-alpha-sialidase, with translation MLNPLHFFRQTTVPLMACGLVCGLLTSFAGALSAQTVDPESVLGDTTLPSFEDVSQKFPYGITGKTPPSLLKINYEGQKPYHRHRINLRNFQGCPQVEISEGGRLWATWFGSNVQAERAPFHNDQFSVISTSADDGKTWKEVFVFDPSELLGGGASDPMLWKDPNGNIRFIGHRNIDFKGKDEFASSAWEFTMLDPEVEHSAWTAPRLLGNKNISVMKPLNFPDGTIMRSMDDFKFVGSDDKVRIRFLKEGTDGKPIFVSEFPVDNDAVFAEQMPIIRKDGSLFTFYRAKKGQKFAESFDGGRTWDLGGYYPMQFSINTKCILKTLPSGRVLLVANDVQLKEENGKKKYYYTDENGKERELEKYKTSRTRMTAYLCDDDGENFAHRMLLCDEGQISYPSATLGKDGAIYIVYDQG, from the coding sequence ATGCTGAACCCACTTCATTTTTTTCGTCAGACGACCGTACCTTTGATGGCTTGCGGCCTCGTCTGTGGTCTTCTGACTAGTTTCGCTGGGGCTCTTTCCGCCCAAACGGTGGATCCGGAATCAGTTTTGGGCGATACCACATTGCCTTCCTTCGAAGACGTGTCGCAAAAATTCCCTTACGGAATTACGGGTAAGACGCCACCGTCACTGCTGAAAATCAATTACGAAGGTCAAAAGCCTTACCACAGGCACCGCATCAATTTAAGGAACTTCCAAGGCTGTCCTCAGGTCGAAATCTCCGAGGGGGGCAGACTTTGGGCAACTTGGTTCGGATCCAACGTCCAGGCCGAACGGGCGCCGTTCCACAATGACCAATTCTCGGTGATTTCGACCTCTGCCGATGATGGCAAGACTTGGAAAGAAGTCTTTGTCTTCGACCCGAGCGAGCTTCTCGGCGGGGGAGCATCTGACCCGATGCTGTGGAAAGATCCCAATGGGAATATCCGCTTCATTGGCCACAGGAACATCGATTTTAAAGGCAAGGATGAATTCGCCTCCTCCGCGTGGGAATTCACCATGCTCGACCCCGAAGTCGAACATTCCGCATGGACTGCTCCTCGCCTGCTTGGAAACAAGAACATCTCGGTCATGAAGCCGCTCAATTTTCCAGACGGCACGATTATGCGTTCGATGGACGACTTCAAGTTCGTTGGCAGCGACGACAAGGTGAGGATTCGTTTTTTGAAAGAGGGCACCGATGGCAAGCCGATATTTGTTTCGGAATTCCCTGTTGATAACGACGCCGTTTTTGCAGAACAAATGCCCATCATTAGAAAAGACGGCAGCCTTTTCACGTTCTACCGCGCTAAAAAGGGACAAAAATTTGCGGAATCCTTCGATGGCGGCAGGACTTGGGATTTGGGCGGCTATTACCCGATGCAGTTCTCAATCAATACTAAGTGCATACTCAAAACATTACCGTCGGGAAGAGTTTTGCTAGTCGCGAACGACGTCCAGTTGAAAGAGGAAAACGGCAAGAAAAAATACTACTATACCGACGAAAACGGTAAGGAACGCGAGCTTGAAAAGTATAAGACATCGCGGACCCGCATGACTGCCTACTTATGTGACGACGATGGCGAAAACTTCGCACATAGAATGCTTTTATGTGACGAAGGTCAAATCAGCTATCCTTCGGCGACGCTCGGTAAAGACGGGGCCATCTACATCGTTTACGACCAAGGGTGA
- a CDS encoding DNA/RNA non-specific endonuclease — MWFRFLIVLAVGQMVPFALAAEKPIVLDPSYRHDILVTQPQETMRHFRAYTVSFDSDDDDGGDGDADLKAIPEWVAYEMRRHTGPIPKNNRPEWFTDSDLFTRGEAARTDSYHFSQIFRASHSDSMQLGYDRGHFCMKHHAARLGAAADWNTHTTLNCFPQRNTLNQGAWLDLENKCAEWADHYGRVWIITGPIIYGKEPRNWLGEQGEVPVAIPDAVFKIIYKPSTNKSVDVMAFIYPQETPRLTGGYDHRPYLTSIRTIEHFTGLQFFTRLTPKHQEYLKIRTATELWPISSELAGNEAVRRN; from the coding sequence ATGTGGTTTCGATTTCTCATTGTGCTGGCCGTGGGCCAGATGGTTCCATTTGCGCTTGCTGCCGAGAAGCCGATCGTTCTCGATCCTTCCTATCGGCACGATATCCTGGTGACCCAGCCGCAGGAAACAATGCGTCATTTCCGGGCGTACACCGTCAGTTTCGATTCGGATGACGATGATGGCGGAGATGGAGACGCCGATCTTAAGGCGATTCCTGAGTGGGTTGCCTACGAAATGCGCCGACATACCGGCCCGATTCCGAAAAATAACCGGCCGGAATGGTTTACCGATTCTGATCTGTTCACACGGGGAGAAGCGGCCCGTACTGATTCTTACCATTTCTCTCAAATCTTCCGGGCCAGCCATTCCGATAGTATGCAACTGGGGTATGACCGAGGGCATTTCTGCATGAAACACCATGCAGCCCGTTTGGGAGCTGCCGCGGACTGGAATACACACACCACGCTCAATTGCTTTCCGCAGCGAAACACATTGAATCAAGGCGCCTGGCTCGACCTGGAAAACAAATGCGCCGAATGGGCCGATCACTATGGGCGAGTCTGGATCATCACTGGCCCGATAATTTACGGAAAAGAGCCCCGCAACTGGCTGGGGGAGCAGGGGGAGGTGCCTGTCGCGATTCCTGATGCAGTATTCAAAATCATTTATAAACCTTCGACGAACAAGTCGGTCGATGTGATGGCTTTCATCTACCCACAGGAAACTCCTCGATTAACAGGCGGATACGATCATCGCCCATATTTGACGAGTATTCGGACAATTGAACATTTCACGGGGCTTCAATTCTTCACCCGGCTGACTCCTAAACATCAGGAGTATCTGAAAATAAGAACGGCGACGGAACTCTGGCCGATCTCGAGTGAGCTAGCAGGTAACGAAGCCGTCAGACGAAACTGA
- a CDS encoding GDSL-type esterase/lipase family protein, with amino-acid sequence MPLAVCAVIVLIKNVDWPPAIFLLAAVMLGVGFGRFILFRKQSPQHSSPLIKGMSTIALWGAWLVFTWSWLASAQSSTTPQLDGQRPVVCVGDSLTAFGYPEELGKLLSIPVINQGMDGITSGDALKDLPKLIDENPQIVVIELGGHDFLKGKTRAATKANLQKIVDACEEIGGAVIIMEVPRGFIVDPFGGLERELVRDNDLELVSDGVIRNLVLWSPFAPPGSLFASDQHLSNDGLHPNSQGNQYMAESIANVFTGWYGETIRAKP; translated from the coding sequence TTGCCGCTTGCTGTCTGTGCGGTCATCGTACTGATAAAAAATGTCGACTGGCCACCGGCGATTTTCCTGCTGGCTGCCGTCATGCTGGGCGTGGGGTTTGGACGATTTATCCTGTTTCGAAAACAGTCTCCGCAACATTCCAGTCCCCTCATCAAGGGGATGAGTACGATTGCTCTCTGGGGAGCGTGGCTAGTGTTTACCTGGTCATGGTTGGCCTCCGCGCAAAGCAGCACAACGCCGCAATTAGATGGACAACGCCCGGTTGTTTGCGTGGGCGATAGTCTCACTGCGTTCGGATATCCGGAGGAGCTCGGAAAGTTGTTGTCGATTCCAGTAATCAATCAGGGAATGGATGGAATCACCAGCGGCGATGCGCTGAAGGACTTACCAAAGCTGATCGATGAGAATCCGCAGATCGTTGTGATCGAACTGGGAGGACATGATTTTCTCAAAGGAAAAACGCGGGCAGCGACGAAAGCGAATCTCCAGAAAATTGTCGATGCCTGCGAGGAGATCGGAGGCGCAGTCATCATCATGGAAGTCCCGCGCGGATTCATCGTCGATCCATTTGGTGGGCTCGAACGCGAATTAGTCCGGGACAACGATTTAGAGTTAGTCTCCGACGGAGTGATTCGAAATCTCGTCCTGTGGAGTCCTTTTGCTCCACCTGGTTCGTTGTTCGCCTCGGACCAGCATTTGAGCAACGACGGCCTGCACCCCAATTCGCAAGGAAATCAATACATGGCCGAAAGTATCGCCAACGTGTTCACAGGATGGTACGGCGAAACCATCCGGGCGAAGCCCTGA
- a CDS encoding zinc-ribbon domain-containing protein — translation MDIPQPPADRRLWACPMCKQQYFIPMALDDPMACEQCAPPKKKAEPPRHVGIEPKSVELNVASPPKLNKQNLTICKDCNNQISKSATACPHCGSPLKKEVNTRDTYAGCLTICVILFAGFFYLVSGDSEKEINQSNDSLYQRNTDYSPNQKPTEWSGDVMTRALAKEIIPTVMRNPETVEFPSIFEGGTKVTEKDGGYYIDSWVISKNDFGVEKKTYYRLWANGEGNNTTVNRIDLKTENVWETVYND, via the coding sequence ATGGATATACCACAACCACCCGCCGATCGAAGATTGTGGGCCTGCCCCATGTGCAAACAACAGTATTTTATTCCAATGGCGTTAGATGACCCTATGGCTTGTGAACAATGTGCTCCGCCGAAGAAAAAAGCAGAGCCTCCACGACATGTGGGAATTGAACCTAAATCAGTTGAATTAAATGTTGCCAGCCCACCAAAACTAAATAAACAGAACCTAACTATATGTAAAGATTGCAACAACCAGATCAGTAAGAGTGCAACGGCGTGCCCACATTGCGGATCGCCTCTCAAAAAGGAGGTCAATACCAGAGATACTTATGCTGGTTGCTTAACCATTTGCGTGATTCTTTTCGCCGGATTCTTCTACCTCGTGTCCGGTGATTCCGAGAAAGAAATAAATCAATCGAACGACAGCCTATATCAGCGTAATACCGATTATTCACCAAATCAAAAGCCAACAGAATGGTCTGGTGATGTAATGACCCGCGCACTGGCGAAGGAGATTATCCCAACGGTGATGCGTAATCCTGAAACCGTCGAATTCCCAAGTATCTTTGAAGGCGGGACGAAAGTCACTGAAAAAGATGGCGGGTACTATATTGATTCATGGGTAATTTCTAAAAATGATTTTGGCGTCGAGAAGAAAACGTACTACAGGCTGTGGGCAAACGGAGAAGGCAATAACACTACAGTGAACAGAATTGATTTGAAGACAGAAAACGTCTGGGAAACTGTTTACAATGATTAA